In Solanum lycopersicum chromosome 5, SLM_r2.1, the following are encoded in one genomic region:
- the LOC138348710 gene encoding uncharacterized protein yields the protein MSPFNSISTILGQNKLEGSNYVDWRRNLDIVLTAEEYKFVLHEECPLKPNDQSSDEDKLAYQKWRKADEMARCYIMASMSNVLQHQHQAMLSAFEILENLKQMFGYQGRSAKQTAMRALMNTKMVEGTPVRDHVLKMIGLLNELEVLGAEIDNDSQVEMILHLIVFNNFA from the coding sequence ATGTCTCCTTTTAATTCCATTAGTACTATTTTGGGTCAAAACAAACTAGAGGGTTCTAACTATGTTGACTGGAGGAGAAATCTTGACATTGTGTTAACTGCTGAAGAATATAAGTTTGTGCTTCATGAGGAATGTCCATTGAAACCAAATGATCAGTCGAGTGATGAGGATAAGTTAGCTTATCAGAAATGGCGCAAAGCTGACGAGATGGCGCGATGTTACATTATGGCTTCAATGTCAAATGTTttgcaacatcaacatcaagcTATGTTGTCTGCTTTTGAAATTCTGGAGAATCTCAAACAAATGTTTGGATACCAGGGTCGATCAGCTAAGCAGACTGCCATGAGAGCTCTCATGAACACTAAGATGGTTGAAGGCACTCCTGTAAGAGACCATGTTCTGAAGATGATAGGTCTTCTAAATGAACTAGAGGTTTTGGGGGCTGAAATTGACAATGACTCCCAAGTTGAGATGATATTGCACCTGAtagttttcaacaattttgcctaa